Proteins from one Pygocentrus nattereri isolate fPygNat1 chromosome 16, fPygNat1.pri, whole genome shotgun sequence genomic window:
- the LOC108415042 gene encoding bone morphogenetic protein 3-like, with protein MFLLLFTSVVLVGFPFGKTFILQPEEPATSPAIRTNRCQAESLQSVRKVILDLLNLQAEPHVSIPGMAAIRDQWKVAFKATSQSEPTQLNNSENQTSSQYSSPPNSTVLQCCKLASQIFIRDLGWDAWIIYPESFTYIQCSVCDPQVDQSITHCSGDRPPAPQVPCCEPTKQHLTPFLHLDHTGSLVIASVPLARECGCRPGTGPQTPKP; from the exons AtgttcctgctgctctttacgTCAGTCGTGCTGGTCGGATTTCCTTTTGGGAAAACGTTCATCCTCCAGCCAGAGGAACCAGCCACATCTCCTGCCATCAGGACCAACAG ATGTCAGGCCGAGTCCCTGCAGAGCGTCCGAAAGGTCATTCTAGACTTGTTAAACCTGCAGGCCGAGCCTCACGTGTCTATTCCCGGGATGGCTGCGATTCGGGATCAGTGGAAAGTTGCCTTCAAAGCCACCAGCCAGTCGGAGCCCACACAGCTGAACAACAGCG AGAACCAAACATCCTCCCAATATTCCAGCCCTCCGAACTCGACTGTCCTCCAGTGCTGCAAACTGGCTTCTCAGATCTTCATCAGAG ATCTAGGCTGGGATGCATGGATCATCTACCCAGAGAGCTTCACCTACAtccagtgcagtgtgtgtgaccCTCAGGTGGATCAGAGCATCACCCACTGCAGTGGAGACCGCCCACCTGCCCCTCAG GTGCCGTGCTGCGAGCCCACCAAGCAACACCTCACGCCCTTCCTCCACCTGGACCACACGGGCAGCCTCGTCATCGCCTCTGTACCGCTGGCCCGTGAGTGCGGCTGCAGACCCGGGACCGGCCCCCAGACCCCCAAACCCTGA